A stretch of DNA from Granulicella pectinivorans:
CCACGATCGACGGGCAACTGAAGATCTTCGAAACGTCGAAACGTTTCCCGGAATGTTCTCCCTCGTCACACAGAGCAAAGTTTCCCGCGAATACCGCGCTCCACGAAAACAGGCGACCCGAATACGCTCAAGATTTCGGCTACAATCCCTCCATGCACATGGATGCCGTCGAAATTCGCAGAGCATTGGACGCGAACGAGTTCATTCCGTTCTTCCAGCCGTTGGTCGTATTGCGGACGGGGCAGTTGGCCGGATTCGAGGTGCTGGCCCGATGGCAGCATCACACCAGGGGCCTGATCCCGCCCAACGATTTCATCCCTTCCGCAGAGAAAGAGGGATGGATCGATGAACTCATGGACGGCATTCTCCAGAAAGCGTTTATGATCGGCGCGTCGATCCCCGAACACCTGACCCTCTCGGTGAACATCTCGCCCGTGCAGATGAACGACATGGCCCTGCCCGGGAAGATTCTCAGTGTGTCGCAGCAGACCGGCTTCGCGATGGATCGCATCATCGTCGAGATCACCGAGAGCGGACTCATGGGGCACCTCGAATCCGCACAGTCCATCGTCAGCGACCTCAAGGCCATGGGCTGTAAGGTGGCGCTCGACGACTTCGGCACCGGCTACTCCAGCCTTCTGCATCTTCATTCGCTCCCATTCGACGACCTCAAGGTGGACCAGAGCTTCGTCAGCTCTATGAAGGACAGGCGCGAAAGCCGCAAGATCGTGGCCGCCGTCATCGGCCTGGGGCAGAGCCTCGGGCTAACCACCGTCGGTGAGGGCGTGGAGACCCAGGAGCAGGCCGAGATGCTCCTCTGGATGGGCTGCGAGATCGGCCAGGGCTGGCTCTTTGGAAGGCCGGTACCAGCGGCGAAGCTGCCCGACGTCATGGCGATCCTGCGCCCAAAGATCTCCCTTGGCCTCTCGACCCTGCTCGCCAGCAACTCCATGCGGAACTTCGATGGTCTGCCCGCCCAGCGTCTCGCCCAGTTGCAGGCCGTCTACGACGGAGCGCCGGTAGGCCTGGCCTTCCTGGATAGGGAACTGCGCTATGTCAGCCTCAACCAGAGGCTCGCCGTGATGAACGGCCTGCCCGTCGAAGACCACCTCGCCCGCTCGGTCGCAGACGTCCTGCCCGAACAGTTCGCGCAGGTCGAAACCTATATCCGCCAGGTGCTCGATGGAGAAGGGGCAACCGCGGTCGAAGTGACGACCGAAATCCCGGGAGTCAAAGGCGTGCGAGCACTCCTTCTCTCCAACCAGCCGGCGATCGACGAAGAGGGTGAGATCATCGGCGTGTCCATGGCGGTGGTCGACGTCACGGAGCGCAAGCGCGCCGTGCGGGCTCTCCGCGAGAGCGAAGACCACTACCGGCACATGGTCGAGTTCAATCCGCAGACGCCCTGGATTATGGACCCGGAGGGCAAGACCCTCGAGGTCAGTCCCGAGTGGGAGAGCACCACGGGCCTCACCAAGGAGGAGTCCCGCGATCACGGTTGGCTCGATGCCCTGCATCCGGACGACGTCGTCGCAACCGAGCGCACCATCGCCGAGTTCATCGCGGCAGGACTGCCCATCAGCGTGGAGTACCGCGTACGGAATCGTGAGGGCGGCTGGAAGTGGATGCGCTCCCGCGGAGCCCCACGCTTCGACGCGGCCGGGCAGATCGTCTGCTGGTATGGCAGCGTGGAAGACATCGACGAGCGCAAGCAGCTTGAGGACGCGCTCCGGGAGACCGAAGCGAAGCTGCAGGCAGCTCTGGCAACTCACCCCGTCGTCGCGGGGTGAGTCGTCGCGGGGTGAGTCGTCGCGGGGTGAGTCGTCGCGACGCATCTGATAGTGTTTAGCCCGTGAGTACCTCGAAAATCTCCATCGTCATCCCGGCTC
This window harbors:
- a CDS encoding sensor domain-containing phosphodiesterase, with translation MHMDAVEIRRALDANEFIPFFQPLVVLRTGQLAGFEVLARWQHHTRGLIPPNDFIPSAEKEGWIDELMDGILQKAFMIGASIPEHLTLSVNISPVQMNDMALPGKILSVSQQTGFAMDRIIVEITESGLMGHLESAQSIVSDLKAMGCKVALDDFGTGYSSLLHLHSLPFDDLKVDQSFVSSMKDRRESRKIVAAVIGLGQSLGLTTVGEGVETQEQAEMLLWMGCEIGQGWLFGRPVPAAKLPDVMAILRPKISLGLSTLLASNSMRNFDGLPAQRLAQLQAVYDGAPVGLAFLDRELRYVSLNQRLAVMNGLPVEDHLARSVADVLPEQFAQVETYIRQVLDGEGATAVEVTTEIPGVKGVRALLLSNQPAIDEEGEIIGVSMAVVDVTERKRAVRALRESEDHYRHMVEFNPQTPWIMDPEGKTLEVSPEWESTTGLTKEESRDHGWLDALHPDDVVATERTIAEFIAAGLPISVEYRVRNREGGWKWMRSRGAPRFDAAGQIVCWYGSVEDIDERKQLEDALRETEAKLQAALATHPVVAG